A part of Ictalurus furcatus strain D&B chromosome 8, Billie_1.0, whole genome shotgun sequence genomic DNA contains:
- the kctd15a gene encoding BTB/POZ domain-containing protein kctd15-like isoform X4, with protein sequence MSRLSLTRSPVSPLATQGIPLPAQLTKANAPVHIDVGGHMYTSSLATLTKYPDSRISRLFNGTEPIVLDSLKQHYFIDRDGEIFRYILSYLRTSKLLLPEDFKEFQLLYEEARYYQLSPMVKELERWKQEREQRRRAQPCECLVVRVTPDLGERIALSGDKALIEEIFPETGDVMCNSVNAGWNQDPTHVIRFPLNGYCRLNSVQVLERLFQKGFTMVASCGGGVDSSQFSEYILSREERRCQTIHTPIRIKQEPLD encoded by the exons ATGTCTCGCCTCTCTTTGACCCGCTCTCCAGTGTCTCCTCTGGCTACACAGGGCATCCctcttcctgctcagctgactAAAGCCAACGCCCCCGTCCACATCGATGTAGGAGGACACATGTACACCAGCAGCTTGGCTACACTCACGAAGTACCCAGACTCAAG AATCAGTCGGCTGTTTAACGGCACCGAGCCGATCGTGTTGGACAGTCTGAAACAGCACTATTTTATTGACCGAGACGGGGAGATTTTCCGTTACATTCTCAGCTACCTCCGCACCAGCAAACTGCTgcttcctgaagacttcaag GAATTCCAGCTGCTGTATGAGGAGGCGCGTTATTACCAGCTAAGCCCCATGGTGAAGGAGCTGGAGCGCTGGAAGCAGGAGCGAGAACAGCGACGGAGAGCTCAGCCCTGTGAATGCCTGGTGGTGCGCGTGACCCCTGACCTCGGCGAAAGGATCGCTTTGAGTGGAGACAAAGCTCTCATCGAGGAGATCTTCCCCGAGACAGGCGACGTCATGTGCAACTCGGTCAATGCCGGCTGGAACCAGGACCCCACTCATGTTATTCGCTTTCCGCTGAACGGATACTGCAGACTCAATTCTGTACAG GTGCTGGAGAGATTGTTCCAGAAAGGTTTCACCATGGTGGCATCGTGCGGCGGAGGAGTGGACTCGTCTCAGTTCAGTGAGTACATCCTGAGTCGGGAGGAGAGACGCTGTCAGACCATCCACACGCCCATCCGGATAAAACAGGAGCCGCTGGACTAG
- the kctd15a gene encoding BTB/POZ domain-containing protein kctd15-like isoform X1 codes for MTSKEGRSMSRLSLTRSPVSPLATQGIPLPAQLTKANAPVHIDVGGHMYTSSLATLTKYPDSRISRLFNGTEPIVLDSLKQHYFIDRDGEIFRYILSYLRTSKLLLPEDFKEFQLLYEEARYYQLSPMVKELERWKQEREQRRRAQPCECLVVRVTPDLGERIALSGDKALIEEIFPETGDVMCNSVNAGWNQDPTHVIRFPLNGYCRLNSVQVLERLFQKGFTMVASCGGGVDSSQFSEYILSREERRCQTIHTPIRIKQEPLD; via the exons ATGACTTCCAAG GAGGGAAGAAGCATGTCTCGCCTCTCTTTGACCCGCTCTCCAGTGTCTCCTCTGGCTACACAGGGCATCCctcttcctgctcagctgactAAAGCCAACGCCCCCGTCCACATCGATGTAGGAGGACACATGTACACCAGCAGCTTGGCTACACTCACGAAGTACCCAGACTCAAG AATCAGTCGGCTGTTTAACGGCACCGAGCCGATCGTGTTGGACAGTCTGAAACAGCACTATTTTATTGACCGAGACGGGGAGATTTTCCGTTACATTCTCAGCTACCTCCGCACCAGCAAACTGCTgcttcctgaagacttcaag GAATTCCAGCTGCTGTATGAGGAGGCGCGTTATTACCAGCTAAGCCCCATGGTGAAGGAGCTGGAGCGCTGGAAGCAGGAGCGAGAACAGCGACGGAGAGCTCAGCCCTGTGAATGCCTGGTGGTGCGCGTGACCCCTGACCTCGGCGAAAGGATCGCTTTGAGTGGAGACAAAGCTCTCATCGAGGAGATCTTCCCCGAGACAGGCGACGTCATGTGCAACTCGGTCAATGCCGGCTGGAACCAGGACCCCACTCATGTTATTCGCTTTCCGCTGAACGGATACTGCAGACTCAATTCTGTACAG GTGCTGGAGAGATTGTTCCAGAAAGGTTTCACCATGGTGGCATCGTGCGGCGGAGGAGTGGACTCGTCTCAGTTCAGTGAGTACATCCTGAGTCGGGAGGAGAGACGCTGTCAGACCATCCACACGCCCATCCGGATAAAACAGGAGCCGCTGGACTAG
- the kctd15a gene encoding BTB/POZ domain-containing protein kctd15-like isoform X3: MCQKEGRSMSRLSLTRSPVSPLATQGIPLPAQLTKANAPVHIDVGGHMYTSSLATLTKYPDSRISRLFNGTEPIVLDSLKQHYFIDRDGEIFRYILSYLRTSKLLLPEDFKEFQLLYEEARYYQLSPMVKELERWKQEREQRRRAQPCECLVVRVTPDLGERIALSGDKALIEEIFPETGDVMCNSVNAGWNQDPTHVIRFPLNGYCRLNSVQVLERLFQKGFTMVASCGGGVDSSQFSEYILSREERRCQTIHTPIRIKQEPLD, encoded by the exons ATGTGTCAAAAG GAGGGAAGAAGCATGTCTCGCCTCTCTTTGACCCGCTCTCCAGTGTCTCCTCTGGCTACACAGGGCATCCctcttcctgctcagctgactAAAGCCAACGCCCCCGTCCACATCGATGTAGGAGGACACATGTACACCAGCAGCTTGGCTACACTCACGAAGTACCCAGACTCAAG AATCAGTCGGCTGTTTAACGGCACCGAGCCGATCGTGTTGGACAGTCTGAAACAGCACTATTTTATTGACCGAGACGGGGAGATTTTCCGTTACATTCTCAGCTACCTCCGCACCAGCAAACTGCTgcttcctgaagacttcaag GAATTCCAGCTGCTGTATGAGGAGGCGCGTTATTACCAGCTAAGCCCCATGGTGAAGGAGCTGGAGCGCTGGAAGCAGGAGCGAGAACAGCGACGGAGAGCTCAGCCCTGTGAATGCCTGGTGGTGCGCGTGACCCCTGACCTCGGCGAAAGGATCGCTTTGAGTGGAGACAAAGCTCTCATCGAGGAGATCTTCCCCGAGACAGGCGACGTCATGTGCAACTCGGTCAATGCCGGCTGGAACCAGGACCCCACTCATGTTATTCGCTTTCCGCTGAACGGATACTGCAGACTCAATTCTGTACAG GTGCTGGAGAGATTGTTCCAGAAAGGTTTCACCATGGTGGCATCGTGCGGCGGAGGAGTGGACTCGTCTCAGTTCAGTGAGTACATCCTGAGTCGGGAGGAGAGACGCTGTCAGACCATCCACACGCCCATCCGGATAAAACAGGAGCCGCTGGACTAG
- the kctd15a gene encoding BTB/POZ domain-containing protein kctd15-like isoform X2 has translation MFETEGRSMSRLSLTRSPVSPLATQGIPLPAQLTKANAPVHIDVGGHMYTSSLATLTKYPDSRISRLFNGTEPIVLDSLKQHYFIDRDGEIFRYILSYLRTSKLLLPEDFKEFQLLYEEARYYQLSPMVKELERWKQEREQRRRAQPCECLVVRVTPDLGERIALSGDKALIEEIFPETGDVMCNSVNAGWNQDPTHVIRFPLNGYCRLNSVQVLERLFQKGFTMVASCGGGVDSSQFSEYILSREERRCQTIHTPIRIKQEPLD, from the exons ATGTTTGAAACG GAGGGAAGAAGCATGTCTCGCCTCTCTTTGACCCGCTCTCCAGTGTCTCCTCTGGCTACACAGGGCATCCctcttcctgctcagctgactAAAGCCAACGCCCCCGTCCACATCGATGTAGGAGGACACATGTACACCAGCAGCTTGGCTACACTCACGAAGTACCCAGACTCAAG AATCAGTCGGCTGTTTAACGGCACCGAGCCGATCGTGTTGGACAGTCTGAAACAGCACTATTTTATTGACCGAGACGGGGAGATTTTCCGTTACATTCTCAGCTACCTCCGCACCAGCAAACTGCTgcttcctgaagacttcaag GAATTCCAGCTGCTGTATGAGGAGGCGCGTTATTACCAGCTAAGCCCCATGGTGAAGGAGCTGGAGCGCTGGAAGCAGGAGCGAGAACAGCGACGGAGAGCTCAGCCCTGTGAATGCCTGGTGGTGCGCGTGACCCCTGACCTCGGCGAAAGGATCGCTTTGAGTGGAGACAAAGCTCTCATCGAGGAGATCTTCCCCGAGACAGGCGACGTCATGTGCAACTCGGTCAATGCCGGCTGGAACCAGGACCCCACTCATGTTATTCGCTTTCCGCTGAACGGATACTGCAGACTCAATTCTGTACAG GTGCTGGAGAGATTGTTCCAGAAAGGTTTCACCATGGTGGCATCGTGCGGCGGAGGAGTGGACTCGTCTCAGTTCAGTGAGTACATCCTGAGTCGGGAGGAGAGACGCTGTCAGACCATCCACACGCCCATCCGGATAAAACAGGAGCCGCTGGACTAG